In the Bradyrhizobium guangzhouense genome, one interval contains:
- a CDS encoding TetR/AcrR family transcriptional regulator gives MPARQTSKPRISKPRGRRQTPEARPYHHGDLRRVLIDAALQLAAEGTEVSVREAARRAAVSPGAPFRHFPNRDALMAAVAEEAQRRFRIEIEAALAEATSADPLVRFRAFGIAYVRWAMHNPAHFEIISTGRYFAYGSSAELIRDNAELVALSERMLAEAASEGLLHSSDLKRILIAGRALIYGFSRMNLDGHFPRWGVAEGEIERMAEGVIDLFIAGIAKR, from the coding sequence ATGCCTGCCCGTCAGACCTCCAAGCCCCGGATTTCCAAGCCCCGCGGCCGTCGCCAGACACCCGAAGCCCGGCCCTATCACCACGGCGACCTCCGCCGGGTGCTGATCGATGCTGCGTTGCAACTGGCGGCCGAGGGGACCGAGGTCTCGGTCCGTGAGGCGGCGCGCCGGGCCGCGGTGTCACCGGGAGCACCATTCCGGCACTTTCCCAACCGCGACGCCTTGATGGCGGCGGTGGCTGAGGAGGCGCAGCGGCGCTTTCGCATCGAGATCGAGGCCGCGCTGGCCGAAGCGACCTCCGCTGACCCCCTGGTGCGCTTCCGCGCCTTCGGCATCGCCTATGTGCGCTGGGCGATGCACAACCCTGCGCATTTCGAGATCATCTCAACGGGACGCTATTTCGCGTATGGCAGCTCCGCCGAATTGATCCGCGACAATGCCGAGCTGGTCGCACTGAGCGAACGGATGTTGGCTGAGGCGGCCTCCGAGGGCCTGCTGCATTCGTCGGATCTGAAGCGCATCCTGATTGCCGGCCGCGCTCTGATCTACGGTTTTTCCCGGATGAACCTCGACGGCCATTTTCCGCGCTGGGGCGTGGCGGAGGGGGAAATCGAGCGGATGGCGGAAGGGGTGATTGATCTGTTCATCGCAGGGATCGCCAAGCGCTAG
- a CDS encoding EamA family transporter, protein MKPADILIALMVAIIWGLAFVASRIALDEFSPELMTAMRFSIAALPCLFIPKPKVGWSLLIAISFTLFLGQFLSQAYGIAHGVPVGLTSVVVQSQALFTIGFATIAFGERPTPVQTLGIAIAAVGLLMICGTVGYDFSVSAFAVLMISPISFAIGNLLLRGARRVPMFDLFAWLCLATAVPLFALALVVNGPVPTFNSLIHMSLTGLICLLAVGAVSTSIAYWLWGRLLRDYPAAQVVPFALLVPFVGSAASSIVFGERFGPLRLAGMLTVIGGIAVMVLVKRPQPLAKTA, encoded by the coding sequence ATGAAGCCGGCCGACATCCTCATCGCCCTCATGGTGGCGATCATCTGGGGGCTTGCCTTTGTGGCGAGCCGGATCGCGCTCGACGAGTTTTCGCCGGAGCTGATGACGGCGATGCGCTTTTCCATCGCCGCACTGCCGTGCCTGTTCATTCCCAAGCCGAAAGTCGGCTGGTCGCTACTGATCGCAATCAGTTTCACGCTGTTTCTCGGTCAGTTCCTGAGCCAGGCCTATGGTATCGCGCATGGCGTGCCGGTGGGCCTGACCTCCGTCGTCGTGCAGAGCCAGGCGCTGTTCACCATCGGCTTTGCGACGATTGCCTTCGGAGAGCGTCCGACGCCGGTGCAGACGCTCGGGATCGCCATTGCCGCAGTCGGACTGCTAATGATCTGCGGCACGGTCGGTTATGATTTCAGCGTCAGCGCCTTCGCCGTGCTGATGATCTCGCCGATCAGCTTCGCAATCGGCAATCTGCTGCTGCGTGGCGCACGCCGCGTCCCGATGTTCGACCTGTTCGCTTGGCTCTGTCTCGCCACCGCAGTGCCGCTGTTCGCGCTAGCGCTCGTCGTCAACGGGCCCGTTCCGACCTTCAACTCGCTGATCCATATGTCGCTGACGGGCCTGATCTGCCTGCTGGCGGTCGGCGCCGTCTCCACCAGCATCGCCTATTGGCTGTGGGGCCGGTTGCTGCGTGACTATCCCGCTGCGCAAGTGGTCCCGTTCGCGCTGCTGGTGCCGTTCGTTGGCTCGGCGGCGTCGAGCATCGTGTTCGGCGAGCGGTTCGGGCCGCTGCGCCTCGCTGGGATGCTGACCGTGATCGGTGGCATCGCGGTGATGGTGCTGGTCAAGCGCCCGCAACCGCTTGCGAAGACCGCGTGA
- a CDS encoding sulfatase-like hydrolase/transferase — translation MASAPNPGPSAATAALASVAALGTWRLLAVAAPHVAALALMSETETDFASRLSFLLAWGILNFFWITLLRRPALSGALSLTMVVVLVLLSRLKHDVAQMTVNFIDLMMIDRDTVAFLFTIFPNLRWSVIGAGLVTLPLMYALWWLDPFRIRRLPALACKLACLAALVFYSVYHPDEAWRGYYDDGYLSKFFRSGVTAVSDFVQYGFMESAASTNERLNMPLVDACHPAGRRPNIIMIHDESSFDIRAAQGIKVPSGYGSHFKSWDGKERTFLAESNGGPSWFTEYNVLAGLSARSFGRFAYFVTRIASGRVERGLPLALRRCGYDTMSLYPAYGGFMGARTFQMTTGVERFLDSHDLGAKDVEPDSFFYDKALRLMGDRTPNKPLFTFIYLGANHFPWETRFRPDLLPNWRAPGNVPSIDEYLRRQAMSAEQYKAFVAGLKKNFPGEPFLIVRYGDHQPEFAPAILEPGLDEGAIGKKLDAYDPRLYATYYAIDAVNFEPVKSAAVMDTIDGPYLPLVIQEAAGIPLDPSFAEQKAIMLRCNGIFYGCKDGAEARRLNRLLIDAGMIRGL, via the coding sequence ATGGCGTCCGCGCCCAATCCAGGTCCTTCCGCCGCCACTGCCGCTCTGGCGAGCGTCGCCGCGCTCGGTACCTGGCGGCTGCTTGCGGTAGCCGCGCCGCATGTCGCCGCGCTTGCGCTGATGTCCGAGACAGAGACGGATTTCGCCTCGCGGCTCTCCTTCCTGCTCGCCTGGGGCATCCTCAACTTCTTCTGGATCACACTGCTCCGCCGGCCGGCGCTGTCGGGCGCATTGTCGCTCACCATGGTCGTGGTGCTGGTGCTGCTGTCCCGGCTCAAGCACGACGTTGCGCAGATGACGGTCAACTTCATCGACCTGATGATGATCGATCGCGACACGGTCGCGTTCCTGTTCACGATCTTCCCGAATTTGCGCTGGTCGGTGATCGGGGCTGGCCTCGTGACGCTGCCGTTGATGTACGCGCTGTGGTGGCTCGATCCGTTCCGCATCCGCCGCCTTCCGGCGCTCGCCTGCAAGCTCGCCTGTCTCGCCGCTCTGGTCTTCTATTCCGTCTATCATCCTGACGAAGCCTGGCGCGGCTATTACGACGACGGCTATCTTTCAAAGTTCTTCCGCTCCGGCGTCACTGCGGTGTCCGATTTCGTGCAGTACGGCTTCATGGAGTCGGCCGCCTCGACCAACGAGCGGCTCAACATGCCGCTGGTCGATGCCTGCCACCCGGCCGGCCGCCGGCCGAACATCATCATGATCCATGATGAATCGAGCTTCGACATCCGCGCCGCGCAGGGTATCAAGGTGCCATCGGGCTATGGCAGCCATTTCAAGTCCTGGGATGGCAAGGAGCGTACCTTCCTGGCTGAAAGCAATGGCGGGCCGAGCTGGTTCACCGAATACAACGTGCTCGCGGGTCTGTCCGCGCGCTCGTTCGGCCGCTTCGCCTATTTCGTGACGCGCATTGCGTCGGGCCGCGTCGAACGTGGCCTGCCATTGGCGCTGCGCCGTTGCGGCTACGACACCATGTCGCTCTATCCGGCCTATGGCGGCTTCATGGGCGCGCGCACCTTCCAGATGACGACCGGCGTCGAACGCTTCCTCGACTCTCATGATCTCGGCGCGAAAGACGTCGAGCCTGACAGCTTCTTCTACGACAAGGCGCTCCGGCTGATGGGCGACCGCACGCCCAACAAGCCGCTGTTCACCTTCATCTATCTCGGTGCCAATCATTTCCCCTGGGAGACGCGCTTCCGCCCCGACCTGCTGCCGAACTGGCGCGCGCCGGGCAACGTGCCGTCCATCGACGAATATCTGCGCCGCCAGGCGATGAGCGCCGAGCAATACAAAGCCTTCGTCGCGGGCTTGAAGAAGAATTTTCCCGGCGAGCCGTTCCTGATCGTGCGCTATGGCGATCATCAGCCCGAGTTCGCGCCTGCCATCCTCGAGCCAGGGCTCGACGAAGGCGCAATCGGCAAGAAGCTCGACGCCTATGATCCGCGTCTCTATGCGACCTATTACGCCATCGACGCGGTCAATTTCGAGCCTGTGAAGAGCGCTGCCGTGATGGATACAATCGATGGCCCCTATCTGCCGCTGGTAATCCAGGAAGCCGCCGGTATTCCGCTCGACCCGTCGTTTGCGGAGCAAAAGGCTATCATGCTCCGCTGCAACGGCATCTTCTATGGTTGCAAGGACGGCGCCGAGGCGCGGCGGCTGAACCGGCTGCTGATCGATGCAGGGATGATCCGGGGGCTTTAA
- a CDS encoding LysE family translocator, with protein sequence MANSLFYAFLAFMVVMYFTPGPNNIMLMSSGLTYGFRRTIPHIVGIVLGFAFMVAAVGLGLGTVFLAYPILQTILKYAGAAYLIYLAAVIAFAGPAKPGDADVRGPMTFWGAAMFQWINAKGWVIVIGTITAYAAIARFPVNIAIQTLISLLVGTVSTVVWAFFGTALRPVLTSERLVRAFNIVMALLLLASLYPVFMDA encoded by the coding sequence ATGGCCAATTCGTTGTTCTACGCCTTTCTCGCCTTCATGGTGGTGATGTATTTCACGCCTGGGCCGAACAACATCATGCTGATGTCCTCCGGGCTGACCTACGGCTTCCGCCGCACCATTCCGCACATCGTCGGCATCGTGCTCGGCTTTGCCTTCATGGTCGCCGCGGTGGGTCTTGGGCTCGGCACCGTGTTCCTGGCGTACCCGATCCTCCAGACAATCCTGAAATATGCCGGCGCCGCTTACCTGATTTACCTCGCGGCCGTGATCGCGTTCGCCGGTCCGGCCAAACCGGGCGATGCAGACGTCCGTGGCCCGATGACCTTCTGGGGCGCGGCCATGTTCCAATGGATCAATGCCAAGGGCTGGGTGATCGTGATCGGCACCATCACTGCCTATGCGGCCATTGCCCGGTTTCCGGTCAACATCGCGATCCAGACCCTGATCAGTCTGCTGGTTGGCACGGTCTCGACCGTGGTCTGGGCCTTCTTCGGCACTGCACTGCGGCCGGTGCTGACCTCGGAGCGGCTGGTCCGCGCCTTCAATATCGTGATGGCGCTCTTGCTGCTCGCCTCCCTCTACCCCGTTTTCATGGATGCATGA
- the ilvC gene encoding ketol-acid reductoisomerase produces the protein MRVYYDRDADLNLIKGKKVAIVGYGSQGHAHALNLKDSGVKDVAIALRKDSGSVKKAEAAGFKVMEVAEAAKWADLVMMLTPDELQGDIYREHLHDNMKKGAALVFAHGLNVHFNLLDPRADLDVLMIAPKGPGHTVRSEYQRGGGVPCLIAIAKDVSGNAHDLGLSYASAVGGGRAGIIETTFKEECETDLFGEQVVLCGGLVELIKGGYETLVEAGYAPEMAYFECLHEVKLIVDLIYEGGIANMNYSISNTAEYGEYVTGPRIVTSETKAEMKRVLADIQGGKFARDWMLENKVNQTSFKATRAKLAQHPIEEVGAKLRDMMPWIKKGALVDKSKN, from the coding sequence ATGCGTGTTTATTACGATCGCGACGCCGACCTGAACCTGATCAAGGGGAAGAAGGTCGCCATCGTCGGCTATGGCAGCCAGGGCCACGCCCATGCGCTCAATCTGAAGGACTCCGGCGTCAAGGACGTCGCCATTGCGCTCCGCAAGGACTCGGGCTCGGTGAAGAAGGCGGAAGCCGCCGGCTTCAAGGTGATGGAAGTCGCCGAAGCCGCCAAATGGGCCGACCTCGTCATGATGCTGACCCCCGACGAGCTCCAGGGCGACATCTACCGTGAGCACCTGCACGACAACATGAAGAAGGGCGCTGCCCTCGTGTTCGCGCACGGCCTCAACGTCCACTTCAACCTGCTGGACCCGCGCGCCGATCTCGACGTGCTGATGATCGCACCGAAGGGCCCCGGCCACACCGTGCGCTCGGAATATCAGCGCGGCGGCGGCGTGCCCTGCCTGATCGCGATCGCCAAGGACGTCTCGGGCAACGCCCATGACCTCGGCCTGTCCTACGCGTCCGCCGTCGGCGGCGGCCGCGCCGGCATCATCGAGACCACCTTCAAGGAAGAATGCGAGACTGACCTGTTCGGCGAGCAGGTCGTGCTCTGCGGTGGCCTGGTCGAGCTGATCAAGGGCGGCTACGAGACCCTGGTCGAAGCCGGCTATGCCCCGGAGATGGCCTATTTCGAGTGCCTGCACGAAGTGAAGCTGATCGTCGACCTGATCTATGAAGGCGGCATCGCCAACATGAACTACTCGATCTCGAACACGGCGGAATATGGCGAGTACGTCACCGGTCCGCGTATCGTGACATCAGAGACGAAGGCCGAGATGAAGCGCGTTCTCGCCGACATCCAGGGCGGCAAGTTCGCCCGCGACTGGATGCTCGAGAACAAGGTCAACCAGACCTCGTTCAAGGCGACCCGCGCCAAGCTGGCCCAGCACCCGATCGAGGAAGTCGGCGCGAAGCTGCGCGACATGATGCCCTGGATCAAGAAGGGCGCGCTGGTCGACAAGTCGAAGAACTAA
- a CDS encoding aspartyl/asparaginyl beta-hydroxylase domain-containing protein codes for MVMRLLSPQFLVLWAFIGSTLTVHFRGRVRLGFWRQLSDHSTLMAPYNVLMYTFSAVPNRPILDVGMVPELLVLRQNWQTIREEAQQLFAQGAIKAADRYNDWGFNSFFRTGWKRFYLKWYEEPLPSALANCPKTVALLEGIPIIKGAMFANLPPGGRLVQHRDPYAGSLRYHLALQVPTSPGECRILIDGEPYVWRDGEDLLFDETYLHYAENTTGDDRLILFCDVERPLRTRAMISVNRWVSRHIISESATQNVEGERVGWINRIFAYAYQVRLFGKRMKSWNRRVYYLVKYLLIGGIIAAFLATAFA; via the coding sequence ATGGTTATGCGCCTGCTGTCGCCGCAATTTCTTGTGCTGTGGGCCTTCATCGGCTCGACGCTCACGGTCCATTTTCGCGGACGCGTGCGGCTCGGATTCTGGCGCCAGCTGTCGGATCACTCGACCTTGATGGCGCCGTACAATGTCCTGATGTACACCTTCTCTGCGGTGCCGAACCGGCCGATCCTGGATGTCGGAATGGTTCCGGAGCTCCTCGTCTTGCGCCAGAACTGGCAGACGATCCGTGAAGAGGCGCAGCAACTGTTTGCGCAGGGCGCCATCAAGGCAGCCGACAGGTACAATGATTGGGGCTTCAATTCGTTCTTCCGCACGGGCTGGAAGCGCTTTTATCTGAAGTGGTACGAAGAGCCGTTGCCATCGGCCCTCGCCAATTGTCCGAAGACCGTCGCGCTACTCGAGGGCATTCCGATCATCAAGGGAGCGATGTTCGCGAACCTTCCGCCTGGCGGCCGTCTCGTGCAGCATCGCGATCCCTATGCCGGCTCGCTACGCTATCACCTCGCTCTCCAAGTGCCGACGTCGCCGGGCGAATGCCGTATCTTGATCGACGGCGAGCCCTACGTCTGGCGTGACGGCGAAGATCTGCTTTTTGACGAGACCTATTTGCACTATGCCGAGAACACGACCGGCGATGATCGCCTGATCCTGTTCTGCGACGTCGAGCGGCCGCTTAGGACGCGCGCCATGATCTCCGTCAACCGCTGGGTCTCCCGGCACATCATCAGTGAGAGCGCGACGCAGAATGTGGAGGGCGAGCGCGTCGGCTGGATCAACCGCATTTTTGCCTATGCCTACCAGGTACGGCTGTTCGGCAAGCGGATGAAATCCTGGAACAGGCGTGTGTACTATCTCGTGAAGTATCTGCTGATCGGCGGAATCATCGCGGCCTTTCTGGCGACTGCGTTTGCGTGA
- a CDS encoding NEW3 domain-containing protein gives MRALDAARLAFALMLLSPSAYAAEPAHDIKGLYLMTDYPAVTVRPGTTTNVSLRLQDYGLAPERYQLSVAGVPSGWTATLLGGGQPVGAAMPAPDGSVALQLRLDIPATSDLSAHTLTVKAEGQGTNAELPIAVSLAKELPAKLSLKSSLPSLRGSPKSNFDYTLSIKNDSGRNVVASFAADAPANFETSFTEAYGTQELSSIPIDAGQSKDIKLKVRPPSSTAAGHFPVKVTVKAGDASATTELALDVVGEPQLQISGRDGLLSARAVAGKQSSIPIVVSNSGTAPAENITLAGTAPNGWKVTFEPATIDRLVPGKDSEVQALLTPSDKSLAGDYQANIRATSKGETASSQFRITVGTSTVWGMAGAGVIGVALLLMLGAVARFGRR, from the coding sequence ATGCGAGCGCTTGATGCTGCGCGTCTTGCATTTGCCCTCATGTTGCTCAGTCCGTCCGCTTATGCGGCCGAGCCGGCGCACGACATCAAGGGCCTCTACCTCATGACCGACTATCCGGCAGTCACGGTACGGCCCGGGACCACGACCAATGTGTCGCTGCGGTTGCAGGACTACGGCCTCGCGCCGGAGCGCTACCAGCTTTCGGTCGCCGGCGTGCCGAGCGGTTGGACCGCGACTTTGCTGGGTGGCGGCCAGCCGGTCGGCGCAGCGATGCCGGCGCCCGATGGCAGTGTCGCGCTCCAGCTTCGGCTCGACATCCCCGCCACCAGCGATCTCAGCGCACATACGCTCACGGTCAAGGCGGAGGGGCAGGGCACCAACGCCGAACTACCCATCGCCGTGTCGCTCGCCAAGGAGCTGCCCGCCAAGCTCAGCTTGAAGTCCAGCCTGCCGTCGCTACGGGGCAGTCCGAAATCGAATTTCGACTACACGCTCTCGATCAAGAACGACTCAGGCCGCAACGTTGTCGCCAGCTTCGCCGCCGATGCACCTGCCAATTTCGAAACCTCGTTCACCGAAGCCTATGGGACGCAGGAGCTGTCGTCGATTCCGATCGATGCGGGTCAGTCCAAGGACATCAAGCTGAAGGTACGGCCGCCCAGCTCGACCGCTGCCGGCCATTTTCCGGTGAAGGTGACGGTGAAGGCGGGCGACGCTTCAGCCACGACCGAGCTTGCGCTCGATGTGGTCGGCGAACCGCAGCTCCAGATCTCGGGCCGCGATGGCCTGCTGAGTGCGCGTGCCGTCGCAGGCAAGCAGAGCTCGATCCCGATCGTCGTGAGCAACAGCGGGACGGCGCCGGCCGAGAACATCACGCTGGCCGGCACGGCGCCGAACGGTTGGAAAGTGACGTTCGAGCCGGCGACGATCGATCGCCTCGTGCCCGGCAAGGATAGCGAGGTCCAGGCGCTGCTGACGCCCAGCGACAAGTCGCTGGCGGGCGATTATCAGGCCAACATCCGCGCCACCTCCAAGGGTGAAACCGCGTCGAGCCAGTTCCGCATCACGGTCGGCACCTCGACCGTCTGGGGAATGGCCGGCGCCGGCGTCATCGGCGTCGCGTTGCTGTTG